From the genome of Longimicrobiaceae bacterium:
GTCAGCGGGCGCCCCCGGACGTGCGGGAGCATCCGCTCCGCCACGGCCGCGTAGTACTCCGCCAGCTCCCGCTTGGTGATCCCCTGCTCCGGGTAGAGCACCCGGTCCGGGTGCGTCAGCCGCACCCCCTCGAGCTCCGTCGCCTCGTCGCCGCGCGCCATGCCACCTCCCCCGTGAGAACGTCGACCGCATCCGGGACGCCGGGGCGCAAGAACCATTCTCCCGCGGCCGCGCCCCCGGCGCGGGAGAAAGCGCCGGTTTTCGGCCTGGCCGCCGCCCCCGTCCCGGTGCCGCGCCGGGCCGGCTGGCCCCCCGTCCGCGGCACTCCGCTCCGGCCGGGCCGCCCACTCCGTCCACGACGAAAACCCTTGCGGGAAGGGGGTCTTTCGGCGAACTTTCGGGTGCGGGCGGTGTACCAGGAGGAGCGTTCCCGGACCCCCGTAGGACGGGGGGTCGGGAGGCGTGTCGGGCCAGGGGCGGAAAGCCGAAAAAGGGGGATGCGCGGCCTGCGCGCCCCGCCGCCTCCAGGCTGGAACGTGCACCGGGAGCAGAGCCATGGCAGAGCAGGATCACGCGGGCGCCGAGGAGCGCGTCGGGGCGTTCTACCGCGACCACCCGGACGGCTCCATCCGCACCTTCGCGGTGAAGCTGGACGGACCGGAGGTGGTGTTCGAGGCGCGGGTGTACCGCACCCCGGAGGAGGCGTCCATGGGGATCTACACCTCCGGCTGGGCGCGCGAGGTGGAGGGGCAGGGGTCCTCCCGGCGCGGCGGCCACCTGGAGAGGTGCGAGTCGGGCGCCATCGGGCGCGCCCTCGCGAACCTGGGGTACGCCGGCGGGGAGAGCCGCCGCGGCCGCGCCGAGGGGCTCCGCGTCGCCCCGTCGCGCGACGAGCCCGAGGCGGCGTAGCCGGCGTGGCGGAGGGTGGGGCGGAGGGGGAGCTTCAGCGACATCGAGAGCAGAGAGACGAGCGATGAGCGAGATCGACTTCAGCGCGCTGCAGGACTTCTTCGCCGCCGACGAGATCGAGTGGCGCCTCCAGCAGGCGGGAGAGAAGAACGGGAAGGTGTGGGCGATCAGCGTCCCCTACGTCACCAACCGGGCCATCATGCAGCGCCTGGACGACACGGTGGGCCCGGGGCGCTGGCGCAACGAGTTCCGCCCCGGCCCCGGCGGCGGAGTGCTGTGCGGCATCTCCATCAAGGTGGACGGCGAGTGGGTCACCAAGTGGGACGGCGCCGAGAACACGGACATCGAGGAAGTAAAGGGCGGTCTCTCCGGCGCCATGAAGCGCGCCGCCGTGCAGTGGGGGATCGGGCGCTACCTGTACCGCCTGGACGAGACCTTCGTCCAGGTCGGCGAGAACGGGAAGCTCCGCGGCAAGACCAAGGACGGCAAGCCGTTCAAGTGGGACCCGCCGCAGCTCCCCGCCTGGGCGCTCCCGAAGAAGGCCGCCCCCGCCGCCTCGAAGAAGAAGGACAACCTGGCGCGCCTCCGGCAGGAGCACGAGGCCATGCTGGAGTTCGTCCGGGCGGTCGGCCAGCGCGTGGAGGACGAGCGGGAGGCGGAGGTCGCCGGGAAGAAGCAGAACCTCAAGAACTTCATCCGCGAGAACTGGACGGAGATGAAGGAGCAGGTGCGGCTCACCCGCACCGTGGTCGAGGCTCTGGAGGAGGCGACCGGGGTCCACTTCGGGCGGGAGGCCGCCTGACGGTCCCTTCGGGCCAGGATCCGTTACGGATCGAGGCGGGTGCCCCGGGCACCCGCCTTTTTTCGCGCCGGAGCCGCCAGCCTATGGATTCCGGGATGCTTCGCTGGTAAAATAGCTGTACACGTGTTCTCCGTTCCCGGTGAGCCTTCCCGGAGCGGAGCCTGCCCCCCGGAGCAAACGATGAAGCGTTCCCAGCGCGAAGCCGCCCTGCGCGGCTCTACTCACCTCCTGCGCCTCTCCCTCCCGGCCGTACGTTCGAATGGATCCTTCGAGGGCGCCGACATCCTTGGCGAGAGCGGCGCCGGCCCGGCGGCCGTCCTCTACCAGGTGTACCGGAGCGTCATGGCCTGGGCGCTGACCCCGGCCGCCGAGCACTCCGGCCTCTTCGCTCCCGGCGCGGGCGACGAGACCCGGCACCGTGTGGCCGAGGCGGAGGTGCCCCGGGAGCTGGTCCCGGCGCTCGAGACGGTCTGCGAGCTGCTGGACGATCCGGCGGGAGCCGACCCGGGCCGGATCTCCGAGGCGTGCCTGCGGATCGGCGAGTGGGCCGATTCCCGTGGCGACACCCCGGCTACGGCGCTCCGGTTCCTGCAGGCCGCCGCGACGTGCTCGCCCAACGACGCCCGGGTGGCGTACCGAGCGGGGTGCGCCGCCCGCCGACGTGCAGTGTGGGACGTGGCTGAGCTCTGGTTCCGCCACGCGAGTGCCGTGAGCCGCCGGAAGCGCGACTGGGAGGCGCATGCGACGGCGTACGCGGGCCTCGGCAACAGCTACTACCGACAGGGCCGGTACCTCCCCGCAGAGCGCGAGCACCTCAAAGCATTGCGGATCGCTCGGCGCCACGGACTGCGCGATTTGCAGGGCGGCGCGTACCACGACCTGTTTGCGGTGACGGCTGGGCTTGGAAACGTGGCGAAAGCGGAAGAGTACGGGAGATCTGCGTTCCGGGCCTACGGTTCCGACCACAAAGCCATCCCCGCTCTTGCGCACGATCTCGGGTACTTCTGGATCACGCAGGGCGAGCACCAGCGGGCACTTCCTGTGTTCCAGGCTCTGCGTCCACACTTCCGGGATGCTGAGACTCGAATGCGGGTTCTTGCTACCCTCGTTCACGCAGCGGGTGGAGCCCGTGAGGCGGCGGTCTTTCGTGAGGCATGGACCGAAGCCTGGGATCTCACGTCGAAGTTGGAGGAGTCGACCGCACTAACTACATCCCTGTTGGAGATGGCCTATGGCGCGGTCAAACTATCGGAATGGGACTTGGCCCATAGCGCCGCGGTTCGTGCGCTGGGCCGGGCCGGTGCACGTGGGGAGATTGACGTCATCGTTCCCGCCGAACAGGTCCTCAGCTCGATCTGCACCCTTCGGGGACAGGTTCAGAGCCCCGCATCGCCGACCCGCGTTAGTGAGGCTGATGAATTTGCTGCGGATCTCGTGAGTTCGCTCGTCGCTTCGACAGCGACGGTGTGATTCGGCCGTGAAGCAGTGGGGGCACAGCCACCGAGCAAGCCCGCAAGGCTTTCAGTTGCCTGAGCCGATCATGTGGCCGCTCTTCGCGGTCGTCGTATCCGACGCCGTCATCGAGTCGGTGCTTGCGGTCGTGTCAGAGGACGCAAGCGCCTGAACCGCTGGCGCGGCCCCTGCCGTCGGGAGGATCCCGTCACAGCCGGCGGGAGCGACGACGAGCCCAGCGATCAGTAGCAGCCGCACGATCTTCATTGTGGTTCCCTTGAGAGGGTGACTTGGGGGAGAAAGTCCGGAGTGGACGTGCGCTAAAGTGGACACCCGCCGGAGGGGTGTCAACACATGTCTTCGAAATGTACGCATAGATAGGGGACTACATGCGCCGTGCCTCGCGCCCGCTCCTCCTGCTGCATCCGGACAGCGATTTTCGCAACCAGGTCCTCCAGGCGGGCTCGGACTTCGCCTTCTGGTCGGTTTCGGAGTGGGAGCCGCTGCGGGACGCCATCCGCGGCGCGCCTCCCACCGTGGTCGTCGTCGTGGATCCCTACGTCGGGGGAACGGGGGGGCGGCTCGCACCGCAGCTCACCGAGCTGCTGCAGGAGTTTCCCTGGGCCGGGGTGGTCGCGGCGTTCCGTCCGCGCCCGGGTTCGGAGGAGGACGTGCAGGCACTGGCCGGGCTCGGGATCTCGGAGATCGTGCTGATCGGCGTGGAGGACACCCCCCAGGCCATCCGGCGCATCCTCAGGCAGGCGCAGGGCCGGTACCTGAAGCAGCTGCTGAAGCGGATCCTCCCCTCCTACGTCTCCGGGAAGGGGCGGGTCATCCTCATGGCATCCGCCGAGGCGATCTCCGCGGGGGGGCACACGCCCGACCTGGCCCGGGCGCTGTCCGTGGCGACCAAGACGTTGGCCCGGTGGTGCGAGAAGTCCTACCTTCCGCCGCCGCGCCGGCTCCTCGCATGGATCCGCGTGCTCCTCGCCTCCGAGCTGCTGGACGACCGGGCGCGCACGGTGTCCAGCGTGGCCCGCGCGTGCGGATACACCTCAGACACCGCGCTGCGGCGGGCGCTGATCGACTTCGCGGGAATGGGGCCGACCGACCTGCGCGAGGCCGGCGCGTTCGACACGGCCTCGCGGGCGTTCCTGGCGGAGCTGCAGAGGCTGCGGGAGAAGGGACGGCTGCGCAGGCGGCGCAGCCGCGCCCGGAGCGACGCCGCACCCGGCTGACGGCGCCGGGGCGGGCCCGGAAGATGGAACGGGCGGGTGCCGGCACCGGTGCCCGCCCGCGGCTTTTTCGCGTGGTGCGGGGTCAGGCCGTGCCCCGCCCCAGCGCCGCGATGGTCTCGAACTCCTCCGCCGTGACCGGCTGCACGGACAGGCGGCTCCGGTTCACGAGCGGCATCGCTGCCAGCCCCGGGGTGCCGCGGATCACGTCCAGCGGGACGAGCTCGGGGAACGCCTCCACGAACTCGACGTCCACCATGAACCAGCGCGGGTCCTCCGGGCTCGCCTTCGGGTCGAAGTAGTCGCTCTCCGGGTCCAGCGCCGTGGGGTCCGGGTATCCCTCCCTCGAGACCCGGGCGATCCCGGCCACTCCCGGCGGCTCCGCGTTGCTGTGGTAGAACAGGACCGGGTCGCCGAGGCGCATCTCGTCCCGCATGAAGTTGCGCGCCTGGTAGTTCCGCACGCCGTTCCAGAAGGTGCTCCCGTCCCGGCGCAGGTCCTCGATCGAGTACGCGCCGGGCTCGCTCTTCAACAGCCAGTGTCGCATCGGTTGGTTTCGCTCGCCTCGTGTCCGGTGGAATGCTACCGTCCGCCCGCCGCGGGCTGCGCCGGGCGCGCGGAGTCGGCGGCCGCCCGCTCGGCGGCCTCGCGCGCCCGGATCACAGGGCTGAGTCGCCCGCGCGGCACCTTCCACTCCTTCGGCTTCCATCCGCTCCGCTCCAGCGGGGAGGGGCCGCCCCCCTGCGGGCGGAAGGCGGGAAGGTAGCGGTCGTACTGGGAGCGGGGGTTCCACAGCGTCCAGCTCTTCAGGCCGGAGTCGTACGTGGCCTGGATCTGCTGCCGCAGCTCCGCCGGGCCGTACTCCACCGTGGGCTGGATCCAGGACGCCGTCTGCGCCTCCAGCCAGGGCATGATCTCCGCGACCTGCTTCCCCTGCCGGCGCAGGTGCTCCGCGCGCTCGACGCCGTCCTGCATGGAGATGCGGATGACCTCGTACGGGTGCGCGGCGGGGTGCCCGAAGCCGTAGAAGCCCGTGTAGTAGTGCGACGGGTACACCATGGGGAGGACGACGTCGGCCTCCTGGATCACCTTCTCCCAGTTCTGCCCGATCCCCGCGTCCCCCTCCAGGTGGGTGATGAGCCCGAAGACGTCGGCCGTCACGGGGACCTGGTACTCCCGGAGCCGCTCCTTCGAGTAGCGGATGAAGCTCGCGATGTTGTCCTCGCGCGACACCCCGTTGGAGCCGGGGAAGACCATGGTCCGGCGGAGGCTCTCCACCACGTCCGGGAAGCGCACGTAGTCCCACTGGACCTCGGAGAAGCCCATGTCCAGCGCCTCGCGGGCGATTTCGACGTTGTAGTCCCAGACGGTCCGGTCGTACGGGTTCACCCACGGCTTCCCGTTCTGGTCCTTCCACACCCCGCCGTTCGCGTGGCGGATCGCCAGGTCCGGGCGCTTCTCCGCCAGCATCCGGTCCTTGAACACCACGATCCGGGCGATGGGGTAGATCCCGTGCGCCTGCAGGGTGTCGATCAGCGCGGGGAGCCACTTCGAGGCGGGGCGCTGGTCCGCGCCGATCTCCTTCGCCAGGGCGACCCCGGTGGAGTCGTGCACGAGGAAGGTGTCCGATTCCTTCACGTCGATGACGAAGGCGTTGATCTCCGTCTCGTCCGCGATCCGGATCAGGTCGCGCATCCCGCCGCGCCGCCCCGCCGCCCAGCCGTTCACGTACAGCGCCCGCACCGAGTCCGGCCGGGGCACGCGGTTCCCGAACCGCTCCCGCCAGCGGGCCAGGCTGTCCGCCCGCGCCTGCTCCGCGAGCGCCGCCGGATCCGGCTCCGCGACGCGGGTGTCGGCCACCTCGGCGCCGCCCCGGGCGGGCGCGTCGCCGCAGGCGCCGAGCGCCAGCAGCAGGGCCCCGCACACGAGCGGAACGCGGGAGGTCGAGGTGCGGGAGGGGTGCTTCACGGTGAGCGCGGCGGTTCGGGGAGATGCGTCGTGCGGGTGCGGAGGGTACAGGATACAAAAAAAACCGGGCCCGGGCGAGTGCCCGGGCCCGGCCCAGCAGAACCGAAGCCGTTTACGGCTGGGTCGTGACCGGCTCGGTCGCGCCCGGCGCCATGACGGTCGTGTCGGTCATGGCCGGATCCGTCAGAGCCGGATCGGTCGCGGGATCGACGACCACCGGAGCCGGCTCGACCACGGGGGCGGTCGCGTCCACGGCCGGGGTCTCCTCGATCACCGCCGGCTCCTCCTCCTCGGCGCCGCAGGCGGCAAGGCCGAGCACCGCGACGGCGGCGAAGGTCGAGAGAGTGCGCTTCATCAGCATTTTAGTCATTCCTTTCTGGGGGTAAAGCGGCTCCGTATCACTCGTGCGGAGCCCGTTCGTTGTCTTGCAGCCTACGGACGGCGCTCTTCGAGCGGCACGGTGTCGCGGTCCACGTCCACCTGCACGTCGCGGTCCGTCACCACGATGGCGGTGTCCGCGGTCGGGACCTCGGCGACCACCGGCACGGTCTCGGTGCCGCGCTCGATCAGCGTGTCGGTCACCACGCCGCCCTCGCCCAGCTCGGCCTCGGCATCGACTTCGTCGCCGCCGCAGGCGGCGAGCATGGCGAGGCCGGCGACGGCGAAGATCGAGAGGAAGCGGTTCTTCAGCATTTGGATCTCTCCTGAGCATCTGGATTCGGTTGCTCCCGGGGCGATCCCGGTCGCTGCCCTCCGCCGCCTCGTCCTCCTGCGGCACGGCCCCTTCACAAAGCAATGGGTGTGCCGAACGCGGCCATCCGCCGCTCGGATGGCGAAAGTCCGCTTCCCGCCTTACATTCCAACGGGTTGCGGCGTCTTCGCCCCTCCGTTCGGACACGCCGTCCCGAACGTTCGCAGGTGTTCAGTGAACGGCCGTTCCTGTTCAGTGAACGGTCGCGGCGCCGCCGCCCCAACCGCATGCCGAGGTGGACTTTGCCCAGGTTCAGCAGCCTCTCGCGGGGCCTCTCGCTCCGGACCAAGGTCTTCTTCCTGTTCGCCGGGGCCGCGCTCCTGATCGTGGTCCCCACGCTGGTGCTCATCGCGCGGGCCGTGGAGGCGCGCGTGTACGAGCGCGCGGTCGGGGAGCTGGCGCGCGCCGACACCGCCCTCGCCAGCAACTGGCGGGACCGCGGGGAGGTCCTGCTCTACGACGCCATCGCCCGGGCGGTCGCACCGGAGCTGAGGGAGGCGTGGCTGGAGGGGGACGAGCGCCGCATGGGCCGGGTCCTGCGGAGCCGCCTGGACCGCGACCGGATCGTCCTCGCGGCCGACACGGCCGGGAACGTCCTGGTGGGGCCGGAGGTGGAGATCGGGGCCCTGGATTCGCTCCGCACCGCGGCCGACGGGACGGTGGTGACCTTTCCGCAGGAGGGCGGCGCGCCCATCCGCCTGGCGCTGTGGGTGGCGGCCACGGACAGCGGGGTGGCGGGGGTGGTGGGGGTCGGGACGCGGCTGGGCGCCTCCGCGCTCCGGGACTGGAAGAAGGACGTCACCGGTCCGGCGGACATCGCGCTCATGGTGGGCGACTCGCTGATCGCCAGCACGCTCCCGGACAGCGTCCACGAAGAGCTCCTGGAGCGGGACCTCGGGCGGGTGCGCGCCGGGAGCATCGGCCGTGAAAAGCTCGGGGGCGACTCATACCAGTTCATGGCGGTCTCGCTCCCCACCCATGGAACGGCCGTCACGGTGCTCCTCTTCCGCCCCATCACCAACGAGCTGCGCATCGCCACGGGGATCCGGAGCTCGCTCCTGGGCGTGGGGTTCGCGGCGCTGATCCTGGCGCTGGTGCTGGCCCTGGTGGTGGCGCGGATCGTTTCCCGGCCGGCGCAGGTGCTGGTGGAGGCGTCCAGCCGGCTGGCGCGCGGCGACTACCGCGCACCGCTCCCGCCGCCGTCGGGAGACGAGATCGGGGTGCTCACCCGCGCCTTCGCCGAGATGCGCTCCGCCATCGCGGAGCGCGAGGCCCGGCTCCGCTCCGCCCAGGCGGAGATGATCCACCGGGAGAAGCTGGCCGCCATGGGGCGGCTGGTGGCGCAGCTCTCCCACGAGATCAACAACCCCATCTACAACATCCAGAACTGCCTGGAGGCCCTGGAGCGGCGCGGCGACCCCAACGACCCCAACCGGGAGTTCCTTCTCCTGGCGCAGGAGGAGCTGTCCCGCATGGCGGCGCTGACCCGGCGGATGCTGGAACACAGCCGCCCGCTCTCGGACGCCGCCGCTCCCCTGAAGCTGAACACCACGGTGCAGCGGGTCCTCGCGCTCGCCGCGCCGGAGCTGGCGGATCGCGGAGTGAAGGTGGAGGCCTGGCTGGAGCGGCGGCTCCCCCCGGTCGTGGCGCACCCGGACGCGATCCAGCAGGTGCTCGCCAACCTGGTGAACAACGCCATGGACGCCATGCCGGGCGGGGGCGTGCTGCGCGTCTCCACCCGCGTGGACGCTGACGCGGTGGAGGTCTCGGTGGAGGACACCGGGAGCGGGATCACCGAGGAGCAGCTCCCGCACATCTTCGAGGCGTTCTACACCACCAAGCCCGGCGTCCGGGGCCTGGGCCTGGGGCTGTTCGTCTCCGAGGGGATCATCCGCGGGCACCGGGGGCGGATCGTGGTGGAGAGCCGGCCCGGCGAGGGGAGCCGGTTCACGGTGCGGCTGCCGCGGGAGACGCTGGACGAGACGCTGGCGGTGGGGGAGAGGGAGGAGGAGGCGTCGGCGGTGGTGGGGTGAGGGGGGCGGGGGCATCTCCCTGGCGCGGGAGCATCCGCGTGAGGGATGCGAGCCCGGAGGGGCGAGACGCGGGGCCGTTTCCGCGGCTCGCCGCCGTTGAGCACAGTTTTATCGTGCTCTACGGCGCCGCAGCCCGACCCGGCGCCAGCCGGGGCACGCCCGAGTCGCGTAGTTCGTCGGTACACCCAGCTTTAAAGCACGCATGGCAGACACGCCGCATATCCTGATCATAGACGACGACCGCGCGTTCCGCGTGGGGACCGGGGCCCTGCTGGCGGACGAGGGGTACGCGGTGGACGCGGCTCCGGGCGGGGAGGAGGGGCTGGAGCGGCTGCGCTCCGACGCGTACGACCTGGTCCTCCTGGACCTCAAGATGGAGGGGCGCACCGGGCTCTCCGTGCTGGACGAGCTGCGGCGCGGCGGGAACGACGTGCCGGTGCTGATGCTCACCGGCTTCGCCACGGTGGACTCGGCGGTGCAGGCGCTCAAGCTGGGCGCGGACGACTACGTCACCAAGCCGTGCGACAACTCGGTGCTCCGCTCCAAGATCCGCACCATCCTCGCGCGGCGGCAGCCGGTGCTGGGTGAGGGCGCGGCCCGGATCATCGCCACCGGGAGCCGGATGAAGGAGGTGCACCGCGCCATCGCGCGCGTGGCGCCCACCGAGTCCACGGTGCTCCTGCGCGGCGCCACGGGGACGGGGAAGGAGCTGGTGGCGCGCGCCATCCACGAGGAGAGCGGGCGCCGCGGCAAGGCCTTCGTGGCGGTGAACTGCTCCGCCCTGGCCGAGGGGCTGCTGGAATCGGAGCTGTTCGGGCACGCGCGGGGAGCGTTCACCGGCGCGGTGGCCGACCGCAAGGGGCTCTTCGAGGAGGCGAGCGGAGGGACGCTCTTCCTGGACGAGATCGGCGACGTCAGCCCCGGGATGCAGGCGCGCCTCCTCCGCGTCCTCCAGGAGCGCGAGGTCACCCGCGTGGGGACGGCCCGCGCCGTCCCCGTGGACGTGCGGGTGATCGCCGCCACCCACCAGGACCTGGAGGCCCGGGTGGAGGAGGGGAGGTTCCGCGCGGACCTGTACTTCCGGCTCAAGGTCTTCCAGATCCGCATCCCCGACCTCCGGGACCGGCCGGAGGACATCCCGGCCCTCGCCGCCGCGGCGGTGGCGCGCTGGAACGAGCGGGTCACCAACCCCACCCGACGGATCACCGGCCTGTCCGACGAGGCCACGGAGATCCTGCGGGCGTACGACTGGCCGGGGAACGTCCGTGAGCTGATGGCCGCGGTGGAGCACGCCTGCATCGTCTGCGACGGCAACCGCATCCTCGCCTGCCACGTCCCCGAGGAGGTGCGCGAGGGGGCGTCCGCCGAGCGCAAGGCCGAGCCGGAGGAGCGGGCCGCCTCCGCCAACGGTGAGACCTCGCGCCGCTACCAGGCGCCGGCGGGGCCGGACGAGGAGCGCGAGGCGATCCGGCAGGCGCTCGAAGACGCGGAGGGGAACCGCACCCGGGCGGCGGCGGCGCTGGGGATGGGCCGGACCACCCTCTGGCAGAAGCTCAAGGAGTACGGTCTTTAAGATTTTCTGGTCGTGGCGGGCCGCTCCGGAGCCCGGCAAACAGCGCCGGTCTCCTCCACGGGCTCCGGGAGCCAGGCCAAACCGCCGGCCTGTCTCCCCTCGCCGGAGTGAGCCAGCCGAAACTACCCGGCTGTCTCCCTCCGTACAGCTTCATGTGGGTACTGCGGGAACGGCGACGGCGGGTCGCTGGCAGGGTCCTGTGGCCGGGTGTCCGCTCCCGCC
Proteins encoded in this window:
- a CDS encoding putative glycoside hydrolase; the encoded protein is MKHPSRTSTSRVPLVCGALLLALGACGDAPARGGAEVADTRVAEPDPAALAEQARADSLARWRERFGNRVPRPDSVRALYVNGWAAGRRGGMRDLIRIADETEINAFVIDVKESDTFLVHDSTGVALAKEIGADQRPASKWLPALIDTLQAHGIYPIARIVVFKDRMLAEKRPDLAIRHANGGVWKDQNGKPWVNPYDRTVWDYNVEIAREALDMGFSEVQWDYVRFPDVVESLRRTMVFPGSNGVSREDNIASFIRYSKERLREYQVPVTADVFGLITHLEGDAGIGQNWEKVIQEADVVLPMVYPSHYYTGFYGFGHPAAHPYEVIRISMQDGVERAEHLRRQGKQVAEIMPWLEAQTASWIQPTVEYGPAELRQQIQATYDSGLKSWTLWNPRSQYDRYLPAFRPQGGGPSPLERSGWKPKEWKVPRGRLSPVIRAREAAERAAADSARPAQPAAGGR
- a CDS encoding EVE domain-containing protein gives rise to the protein MRHWLLKSEPGAYSIEDLRRDGSTFWNGVRNYQARNFMRDEMRLGDPVLFYHSNAEPPGVAGIARVSREGYPDPTALDPESDYFDPKASPEDPRWFMVDVEFVEAFPELVPLDVIRGTPGLAAMPLVNRSRLSVQPVTAEEFETIAALGRGTA
- a CDS encoding sigma-54 dependent transcriptional regulator, producing MADTPHILIIDDDRAFRVGTGALLADEGYAVDAAPGGEEGLERLRSDAYDLVLLDLKMEGRTGLSVLDELRRGGNDVPVLMLTGFATVDSAVQALKLGADDYVTKPCDNSVLRSKIRTILARRQPVLGEGAARIIATGSRMKEVHRAIARVAPTESTVLLRGATGTGKELVARAIHEESGRRGKAFVAVNCSALAEGLLESELFGHARGAFTGAVADRKGLFEEASGGTLFLDEIGDVSPGMQARLLRVLQEREVTRVGTARAVPVDVRVIAATHQDLEARVEEGRFRADLYFRLKVFQIRIPDLRDRPEDIPALAAAAVARWNERVTNPTRRITGLSDEATEILRAYDWPGNVRELMAAVEHACIVCDGNRILACHVPEEVREGASAERKAEPEERAASANGETSRRYQAPAGPDEEREAIRQALEDAEGNRTRAAAALGMGRTTLWQKLKEYGL
- a CDS encoding ATP-binding protein; the encoded protein is MPRFSSLSRGLSLRTKVFFLFAGAALLIVVPTLVLIARAVEARVYERAVGELARADTALASNWRDRGEVLLYDAIARAVAPELREAWLEGDERRMGRVLRSRLDRDRIVLAADTAGNVLVGPEVEIGALDSLRTAADGTVVTFPQEGGAPIRLALWVAATDSGVAGVVGVGTRLGASALRDWKKDVTGPADIALMVGDSLIASTLPDSVHEELLERDLGRVRAGSIGREKLGGDSYQFMAVSLPTHGTAVTVLLFRPITNELRIATGIRSSLLGVGFAALILALVLALVVARIVSRPAQVLVEASSRLARGDYRAPLPPPSGDEIGVLTRAFAEMRSAIAEREARLRSAQAEMIHREKLAAMGRLVAQLSHEINNPIYNIQNCLEALERRGDPNDPNREFLLLAQEELSRMAALTRRMLEHSRPLSDAAAPLKLNTTVQRVLALAAPELADRGVKVEAWLERRLPPVVAHPDAIQQVLANLVNNAMDAMPGGGVLRVSTRVDADAVEVSVEDTGSGITEEQLPHIFEAFYTTKPGVRGLGLGLFVSEGIIRGHRGRIVVESRPGEGSRFTVRLPRETLDETLAVGEREEEASAVVG
- a CDS encoding helix-turn-helix domain-containing protein, translated to MRRASRPLLLLHPDSDFRNQVLQAGSDFAFWSVSEWEPLRDAIRGAPPTVVVVVDPYVGGTGGRLAPQLTELLQEFPWAGVVAAFRPRPGSEEDVQALAGLGISEIVLIGVEDTPQAIRRILRQAQGRYLKQLLKRILPSYVSGKGRVILMASAEAISAGGHTPDLARALSVATKTLARWCEKSYLPPPRRLLAWIRVLLASELLDDRARTVSSVARACGYTSDTALRRALIDFAGMGPTDLREAGAFDTASRAFLAELQRLREKGRLRRRRSRARSDAAPG
- a CDS encoding tetratricopeptide repeat protein, whose translation is MKRSQREAALRGSTHLLRLSLPAVRSNGSFEGADILGESGAGPAAVLYQVYRSVMAWALTPAAEHSGLFAPGAGDETRHRVAEAEVPRELVPALETVCELLDDPAGADPGRISEACLRIGEWADSRGDTPATALRFLQAAATCSPNDARVAYRAGCAARRRAVWDVAELWFRHASAVSRRKRDWEAHATAYAGLGNSYYRQGRYLPAEREHLKALRIARRHGLRDLQGGAYHDLFAVTAGLGNVAKAEEYGRSAFRAYGSDHKAIPALAHDLGYFWITQGEHQRALPVFQALRPHFRDAETRMRVLATLVHAAGGAREAAVFREAWTEAWDLTSKLEESTALTTSLLEMAYGAVKLSEWDLAHSAAVRALGRAGARGEIDVIVPAEQVLSSICTLRGQVQSPASPTRVSEADEFAADLVSSLVASTATV
- a CDS encoding Rad52/Rad22 family DNA repair protein, which translates into the protein MSEIDFSALQDFFAADEIEWRLQQAGEKNGKVWAISVPYVTNRAIMQRLDDTVGPGRWRNEFRPGPGGGVLCGISIKVDGEWVTKWDGAENTDIEEVKGGLSGAMKRAAVQWGIGRYLYRLDETFVQVGENGKLRGKTKDGKPFKWDPPQLPAWALPKKAAPAASKKKDNLARLRQEHEAMLEFVRAVGQRVEDEREAEVAGKKQNLKNFIRENWTEMKEQVRLTRTVVEALEEATGVHFGREAA